One Desulfobulbaceae bacterium DB1 genomic window, CATCTTGGCGGTAACTTCCTTGACAAAGGCCGGGGCATCTTCCGGGACGGTGGGAGGCATTTCATGGCCGCCGAGGGTTTTGGGTATTTTTACTTCAACGATATTGTTCACCGCGGCGTCAACCGCGTCATAGTTCATCTTGACGACTTTTTCGCCTTTCTTGCCGTAAGTCTTCTTGATGGCGTCCTTGATGGCCTTGATCGCTTCATCTCGAGTGAGGATGCCGGAGATGAGGAAGAAGGCGGTCTGCATGATCATGTTGATTCTGGCGCCCAGGCCAAGGGCCTCGGCCAGGTTGATGGCATCAATGATGTAAAATTTCGCTTTTTTGTCAATGAGCTGTTTCTGGACGGCGGCGGGAAGCTGCTTCCAGATCTCTTTCTGGTTGAAAGTGGTGGTCAGCAAAAAGGTGCCGCCCTCTTCCAGGTTGGACAGCATGTCGTATTTGTCCAGGAAGGTGAAATTGTGACAGGCGATAAAGGTTGCCTTGTTGATCAGGTAGGGAGCAACCACCGGGTTTTTGCCGAAACGGAGATGGCTGGTGGTGATGGAACCTGATTTTTTCGAGTCATAAACAAAATAACCCTGCGCGCTGTTCTCTGTTTCCGTGCCGATGATCTTGATGGTGTTCTTGTTGGCGCCGACCGTACCGTCCGAGCCGAGACCGTAGAACATGGCGCGGTGAACGTCTTTCCCCTCGATGTTGTAGGATTTGTCGTAGTTCAGGCTGGAAAAGGTGACATCATCATTGGGTCCGACGCAGAAATGGTTTTTCGGCGCCCAGGCGGACATGTTGTCAAAGACCGCTTTGACCATGGCCGGAGTGAACTCGGCTGAACCCAATCCGTAACGGCCGGAAAGAATCATCGGGTGGTTTTTCATGGAGGAGGTTTCTACGGCTTCGCCCACCGCGGCGCGAACATCAAGGTACAGCGGTTCGCCGGCGCAACCGGGTTCCTTGGTGCGGTCAAGCACGGTGATGCGTTTGACGGTGGCCGGCATGGCGTTGACCATGGCCTTCATATCAAAGGGGCGGAAAAGACGGACAATAACCAGACCTATTTTGCGGCCCTGGGAAACGAGGTGGTCGATGGTGGCGGCAACGGTTTCGCAGCCGGACCCCATCATGACGACAATTTCTTCGGCATCCGGCGCGCCATGGTAATCAAAAAGATGATACTGACGACCGGTGATCCCGGCGAATTTATCCATGGTTTCCTGGATAATGCCCGGAATGGCAATATAGTACTTGTTGACCGTCTCGCGGCCGGTAAAGTAGACGTCGGGGTTCTGGGCGGTGCCGCGCATCATCGGCCGGTCCGGGGAAAGTCCGCGCAGCCGGTGGGCGATGACCAGATCCTCGTCGATCATGGCGCTCATGTCGTCCATGGTGAGCTGCTCAACCTTCTGTATTTCATGTGAGGTGCGGAAACCGTCAAAAAAATGCATAAAGGGGATGCGTGATTTCAGGGAGGCCTGGGTGGAGATCAGGGCCATGTCCTGGCATTCCTGAACGTTCTGGGAGCAGAGCATGCCCCAGCCGGTCTGGCGGGCCGCCATGACGTCGCTGTGGTCGCCGAAAATGGAAAGACCCTGGCAGGCCAGAGAGCGGGCCGTGACGTGGAAAACGGTGGGGGTGAGCTCGCCGGCAAGTTTATACATGTTGGGGATCATCAACAGGAGCCCCTGGGAGGCGGTAAAGGTGGTGCACAGGGCGCCGGTGGTCAGTGAACCGTGCAGCGAGCCCGCAACACCGCCTTCAGACTGCATCTGGGTCACCACCGGAACGCTGTTCCAGATGTTTTTCTGTCCGGCGGTTGCCTTGGCGTCTGCTTCCGCCGCCATGGGGGAAGACGGGGTAATGGGGTAGATGGTGATAATTTCGCTGGTGGCGTAGGCGACGTGGGTACAAGCCTGATTGCCATCAATGGTAACCATTTTCCGTGACATAACTTCTCCTTAAATGTTGATAGGTTGTGATATTTATGAAAACAAAATCGGAGTGCCGTTGCGGCACATATGTGGCAAAATTATGTATTAGTAATCCATCTTGGAAATAATTTCCAGCATTTCATGTCGGGGAAATGCATTTTTTTCTTGACACCATTGTCCTGCGGCGGAGTGTTTCGCAACGAAATTTTATGATTTTGCTTTGATGACCAGTTCCGGAGGTTCCAAAATAACCTTGGTGTCCTCCGGGATGGAAGTGGTCAGCCAGACGTTGCCGCCGACAACCGAACGGGCGCCGATCACCGTGTCGCCCCCGAGTATGGTGGATCCCGCATACACCGTGACATCATCTTCCAGGGTCGGGTGACGCTTTCCCGATCGTTCAAGTTCGCCTGATTCCGTTCTTTTAAAAGAAAGGGCTCCCAGGGTAACGCCTTGATAAATTTTTACCCGCTTGCCGATAACCGCGGTCTGGCCGATGACCACGCCGGTGCCGTGATCGATGAAAAAGGATTCACCGATTTCGGCACCCGGATGGATATCAATGCCCGTTATGCTGTGAGCATATTCGCTCATCATGCGCGGCAGCACCGGAACTTCCAGTTCATAAAGGCGGTGGGCGATGCGGTAGATGGTAATGGCGGCAATGCCCGGGTAGCAGAAAATGACCTCGTCATGGTTCGTGACCGCAGGATCTCCTTCATAGGCGGCGCGGACGTCGGTGGCCAGAATTTTGCGCAGATGAGGCAGGGACTGGATGAAAAGAAAGGCCTTTTCCTTGCCCTGGTTGTCGCAGTGCAGACAGGAGGTGTGGTGACGGACGCATTCATGACGGATGCTGTAGGTTATTTCCATGGCCAGCAGATCGTAAAGCGAGGAAACCTCCTCACCGACCCGGTATCTGAGACTGATGTGGTCAATGTCCTGAGAACCGAAATAGCCTGGAAAAAGAATGTCCCGCGCTCTTTCAAGAATGTCGATTGCCCGTTGCCTGGAGGGAAGAGGGTCGGTGTTGATATGCTCGAAACAATCCTTGCCCATGCAGGAATCAACCAGCTGATCGACGACTCCTGGAATCAAGGAGCGGAATTCCCGGGTGCTGATCCGTTCATCGGTGCAGTCGCCTTCCTTGGGGGGGTGTACAGGGTATTTGACCTTCATGATCTTTCCTCTTTGAGCCGCAAGGGCGGGCGAATTTGCCGTGGCTTGCGGGCGGGTAAAGGGTTTTGCGCCTATGGGTGGGAACTCGTACGTTGACAATGCAGCATGGATTGCGAAAAAGGAGTTTAATTTCCTATGATTTTTTTTCATTTACCGTCAAAATAACAAGTGACGGCAAGAAAAACAAGGAGCTTGCCCGCTACGCATCGATAAGGGGGTTTGGCGGGGATAACGTCTTTGCAATAGGAGTATATTTCCCGACAATGAACGTTCTTTCATATCATCTTTGCATTGAAACGGAAAATAACCGGGTGGTGCGCGGGGACAAACCTTCTCCAGCCGACCTAGCCGCCATGGCCTGCGCCGATGCTATTATTCTTCCCCAAGGCTGCCGGGAAAGTTTTTATGCTGCCGCCCGCCGCGCCTGCCCGCACGTCTTCCCCGACTATGATGTTTGTTTCGCCTATCCGGGCAAGATCGGCCAGGCCGCATTGTTTCAAAAAATGGACGTCCCTCATCCTCTGACATTTTCCTTTGCGAATATTGAAAATTTTGATGCCGCTTCCTTGCCTTTTTCCTATCCCTTTGTCTTCAAATCTTCCTGGGGCGGCGAGGGGAACACTGTTTTCTGGGTCAGGTCGGAAAATGATCTTCATCACTGCCTCGAAAGAGCGGTACAGTGGCAGCAGGACGGGCGAAAGGGATTTCTGCTGCAGGAATATGTTGAAACCGGCGGCCGCAGTCTGCGGGTGGTGGTGATCGGCAGCGATTATTATCCTTACTGGCGACGGGTTGAGGGTGGGGGTTTTTATACCAACCTGGCCAAAGGCGCGGTGATCGACCGGGAATCCTTGCCCCATCTGCAGGAAAAAGCAGTCGTCGCAGCGAAGGATTTTTGCGCAAAAACACGAATAAACCTGGCCGGCTTTGATTTTCTTTTTGCCCTTTGCGGCAATAATTCCTCACCCCTTTTTCTGGAAATCAATTTCTGTTTTCGTTGTAAGGGCCTTGGCGGTGTCGATGCCTACCACCGTTATCTCGAAAAAGGGATTCGTTCATGGCTGCATCAGATCCCGCGGAACGAAACATTTTTGATTGCCCCTTGACTTTACAGATAAAAACACCATTGAATGAAAGTGTATCCCTTGGCGGCGCGAGATGCTTACCTGGGGTGCCCTTAGCTCTTTAAGGTTGGGCAAGGCGAGCACCTGTGTTTGCTCAACCTCTCCCTTGGACCGCAAACGACACAAATATGCCGATACGACTCAGTTTTAAATATGCCATTGCCGGCGGTCTTCTGGCCTTTCTTTTCCACACCCTGATATACAAAATTCATGGGTACGGGGAACACCATTATCTTTATGCCGTTGATGTGATCACCTGGATTGCGGCCGCCTATGCGACGGGTCTGATGAAAGAACGGTGTCGCCGGAAGACGGAAGAACTGGAGAATGCCTATAGCGAACTGCAGCTGGAGATGGAAGAACGGCGGAAAGCGGAGCAGACCCTGCGGGAGCGGGAAGAACTGTTCAGTGATCTTTTTGACAACTCAGGTGATCTGATTCAAAGCATTACCCCCGAGGGAAAAGTAATCTACGCCAACCGGACCTGGCGTGAAACGCTTGGCTTTGATCCCCGGGAGGTGAGCGGTTCCTCCATGTTTGATATTATCCATCCCGACGACCACAGCCACTGCATGGAAAGATTTGAAAAGCTCCTGTCCGGCCAGAAGGTGGATAAGATCGAAACCGAGTTTGTTGCCAGGGACGGCCGCAGGATACTTTTGGAAGGAAAATGCAATTGTAAATTCAACGACGGCAAGCCGGTGGCCATCCGCGGTATTTTTCGCGATGTAACCGAGCGGCGCAAGCTTGAAGCCGAACTGCAGAAGGCGCAAAAACTTGAAGCCATAGGGATTCTGGCCGGCGGGATTGCCCATGATTTCAATAATCTTCTGACCGGTCTGCTTGCGGTGATTACCCTGGTAAAAGGGGCCCTTCCTCAGGGAAACGATCAGGTCGAAATTCTGGAGGAGGCACGGCAAACCTGTCTGCAGGGCAAGGAGCTGACCTCCAAGTTTCTCACCTTTGCCGAAGGCGGGGTGCCGTTGAAAAAATGTGTTTCTCTGCCGGAGTTGCTTGAGAGATCAGTGGGAGCCGCTTTACTCGGTTCAGACATTGAAACCACCTTTGTTTTTGCCGAGGATCTCAATAAAGCGTTGATTGACGTTGACCAGATACGGCAGGTCATCAACAATATCGTCATTAATGCCAGAGAAGCGATGGAAGAGAGGGGCGGTCTTTCGGTTGTAGCGGAAAATACGATCCTGGATGAGGAGAATGGTCTTGATCTGGAGCCGGGTCGCTATCTGAGAATGTCCATCATCGATCAGGGCCGCGGCATTCCTCCGGAGAATCTGTCAAAGATTTTTGATCCCTATTTCACCACCAAAAGGATGGCAAGCCAACGGGGAGCCGGTTTCGGCCTGGCTATCTGCTACTCCATCGTCCGCAGACATGGCGGGACAATTACCGTGGAAACTGGGAGAGACAAAGGAACTTCGTTTCATGTTTATCTTCCCGCCTGTTGTTGACAGGAGGCAAGGTTACGGTTGGTACAATGTGTCGATGAATTTTCGTATGTCGGATGAAGTTAGAATAATTCCTGAAATTTTCGCGCCCCGGGCTGCCAGGGTGGGAATCATCTTAACGCCTTCCCGCAGGGTTTGCAGCGGCTTTTGGGTCACTTCTATTTCTTCCACCGTCAGATCGGGATAGTTCCCCTTGAGTTCACTGAGCACCCGGCCCGCAAACCTGCAGCGTGGTCACAATGATGATTTGTAGAATGTTATCCGCATTTCTTTTCCTGCCTTTCGCGAGGGTGTCGTTTTAAAACTGCCGCCGGTTTCGATCTTTATTTTTCCAATTGGCTCTGGATAAAATATTTTTCCGGCTGGTCGGGAATGTAGATTTCCAGGTTGTTGTTCCACCGACTGACGAAATGTTGGGTAAGCAGCAAGCGCATGGCATTTTTCAGCTGAATCAGCGTGGTGAAGCGACGGAGGAAATATTCACCGTAATTGTTGACCGTGATAAGTGATGATTTCAGGGTGGTCGAACCCTTTACCTGCTCTTTGTCAAAATTGATTATGATCAACGCCATGGTCACCTTTTCCTGACTGAGCAGTTCGTTCGCGGAAATGTGGGAAAAGTTGAACAAAGGAAAGGTCTTGGTGAGGATATCGGCAAGATTCTGGATATCGGCGAGGTGCACGTCAAGATAATTCTTGATAAGATGAATTCTCGTCTCATGTTGCAGGATGCCGTTTATTACCAGCCACATCGTCAGATGGATCGGATCCGTGTCTCGCTTGATGTGGGTTTGGATATTCTCCTTTATCGTTTCAGCCTCAAGTTCTCCCTGGAAAACCGAATAGGATGTGACACCCTCGTACCGGCTGACATGAAAGGTAATATCCTTCTGGAACATGACCTGGCGGGAAAGCGTATGAAGATAGGGAATCTTGTCCGGCTTGACGTCGTAGAAACTGAAAAGTTTTTTGCCGAGAATCGAGAGATCGCGGTCGGAGATGGCGCGGCTCGTTTCTTCCGGAAAGGATTTTCGCAGCCAGCGTAATCTGTTGTATGTATCAAGAAGATAGGCGTGAACCCTGGTTCCGATTGACAGCAGTTCCTTGTAATTCCAGAATTGCAGCTTCAGCATCCGTTCGTGATCAGGCGGAAGCAGATCCCATTTCTGCATCAGGGCCAAGGTGGTCTGCAGATGAATGTCGTCCTTTTGCGATTTGGCCCCTTCAATGGTTTTAAAGAAAAGACACTCACGGATCAGATTGTCTTCATCCGTGATTTTGTTTTTCTGGTAAAAGGCGACAAGATCTTTGGCCAGCAACAGGTATGGATCAATCTGCGTCAGGGGAAGCTTTATCTCGTTTTTGGGAAGTCGTTCGGGAAAGGTGACGAGGCATTGAATTTTGGTTGAAAAAAGGGGCAAAATTTTTGTTTTGTGCTTGAGCAGCAGTTCCAGATAGGCAAATTTAATGACCGATTTAAAGGGGCTGTCCAATGCTTTGTTGAGCTGCCAGAGGCAGGCACCGAAAATTTCTCCCTTCGGAATATCGGAGAGATATCCGAGGTCGACAAAATTATCAGGATTCAATCCTTTCTTCTGAATGAGCTCGGTGACATAGTTCCGATACCCATCGTCCGTCAGACCGGGGGGGATCAGCCACCAAAGAAGCATTTTGCCGGCAACCAGAATATGGGTGCGGAACAGTTCATCCTTGAGAAGAAGTTTTAAAGCGGAACCTGCCGACTCTTCCTCGGCAGAGGAGGAAAACCTGTTTTCCCTTGTCTGGTCGACATCCATGAGAAAGAAATAAACTTCAATGCCTTTTCCCAAGGCCCACTGCTCAATTTTTTTGCATTTCTCCTGCAGAAGCCGGACACCCTTTTCCCCTATCTCTTCCTCGCGGATGGAGACCCAGTAGTCGCAATCCGATTTGGCCGATTGGGCGATGGTGCCGATACTGCCGATCGTTTTTAAGGAATGGATACAGGGAGTTCGCGGATAGGGAGAGGCGGTTTTGTAATTACGGGCGGTTGAGTCGGGAAAGTATTGCCGGAAAAGCTCACTGTCGACGAATTTATCGGGAAGGAAACGGTATATCCCGAAAGGGCAAGCGGCATCATCACTGTAGCCCGGCAAATCAGGGTAATTACAATGCAGCAGATAGGGAATAATTTTAAAAAGAAGGGTGGCCTTGACCGGTTGAAAATTAATGGCCTTGATTTTTCTGCTGCGGTTATAGATCTGATATCTTTTTATTCGATCATGCATGGCTCGCTCATCCTGGGAAGATTAAGCCTGATCGGGAAAATTTCCGTTCATGACCGAAAGCGTCATTTTAACCGCCTGGACTGTCCGGGCCACGTCGTGAACCCGAATAATAGAGGCCCCGTTCCAGACGCAGAGTGCGGAAAGAACGGCGGTGGCCTCATCCCGCTCATGGGGATCAGCAAGAGAAAGAATGGAACCGATGAACGATTTGCGGGAATGACCGACCAGCAGCGGGCAGCCCAGCGAGGTGAATTTTCTCAGGTTTCGCAGGATGGTCAGATTATGGGCCGCGGTCTTCCCAAAGCCGATACCCGGGTCGATAATGATTTTTTCCTTGGCGAGTCCTTTCCCTGCTGCCCAGGCAATACGCGACGCCAGAGCGGCAGTGATTTCTCCGACAACATCGTCGTAGCGGGGATTTACCTGCATGTCTCGAGGAGTTCCCTGCATGTGCATGATGATTACCGGGACATCATGCGAGACTGCAACGGAAATCATGGCCGGATCATGGCTTAGTCCACTGATATCGTTTATAATGTCTGCGCCGGCATCAATGGCTTGCCTGGCCACTTCAGCCTTGACGGTATCAACTGATATGGGAATTTGAAACCGACGTCTGACGGCGCAAATCGCCGGGATGACCCGGTCCAGTTCTTCCCGTACTGAAACCTCGGGTGCAAAGGGCCGGGTGGATTCTCCGCCGATGTCGATGATGTCGGCACCGTTTTCGATCATTTGGGCAACCTGATCAAGGAGTATCGCCTTGTCGCTGATCAGGCCGCCGTCGGAAAAAGAGTCAGGCGTGACGTTGATGATCCCCATCACCAGAACCCGTCGGTTCGGGTCCGGGAAGCCGTGCCGGATCTTTCCCTGCAGCAGGGCAGCAACGTCGACGGTCATGACCCTCCTGCGCCGCTGGTTTGCTCGGATTGGGGAGGGGGCGATGAGGGCGGTTGTGAAGGTGGAGCGGCTGCGATTTCCGGGGCAACGGCTTCGTGGGCCGGTTCGGTTTGCAGGGGAGGCTGTTCCATTTTTTTCATGGGATCCAGCCCCTGGCCGGACATGATTTTCTCAATATCTTCAGATGTCAGTGTTTCTCTTTCCAGCAACGCATGCGCTATGACTTTCAGGGTTTCGATGTTTTCGCCCAAAAGTTTGAATACCTTGTGATTGGCGTCTTCCACCATTCGTCGCACCGCCTCATCAATCTTAATGGCGGTCTCTTCGCTGTAATCACGGTGCTGGGCTATCTCTCTGCCGAGAAAAATCTGTTCCTCTTTTTTGCCGAAAGTCATGGGGCCCAGCTCGTCACTCATGCCCCACTCGCAGACCATCTTGCGCGCCATGGTTGTCGCCCGTTCAATGTCATTGCCGGAGCCGGTTGTTATTTCACCGAATGTCAGCTCTTCCGCCACTCTTCCTCCCAACAGGATGCAGAGGGTATTGAGCAGAAAGGATTTCGCATGGGTGTACTGCTCCACGGTCGGCAACTGCTGGGTCAGGCCAAGGGCGCGTCCCCGCGGGATGATGGTGACTTTATGGACGGGATCGGTGCCGGGCAGAAGTTTGGCAATAAGCGCATGGCCCGCCTCATGAAAAGCGGTGATTTCTTTTTCTTTGTCGGTGATGATCATGCTGCGGCGTTCCGCCCCCATCATGACCTTGTCTTTCGCTCGTTCAAGGTCGTCCATGGTGACCTTGTCCTCATTGGAACGGGCGGCGAGCAAAGCAGCCTCATTGACGAGATTTTCCAGATCAGCCCCGGAGAAACCGGGGGTTCCGCGGGCGATGACTTCCCATTTGACATCCGGAGCAACAGGCACTTTTTTGCCGTGTACTTCGAGGATCATTTTTCTGCCCCCCACATCCGGAATCGGCACAACGACCTGGCGGTCGAAGCGGCCGGGCCGCAACAGGGCGGGATCAAGGACATCGGGACGGTTTGTTGCCGAGATAATAATAACGCCGTCATTTGATTCAAAACCATCCATTTCAACCAGCAGCTGGTTCAAGGTTTGTTCCCGCTCATCGTGTCCGCCGCCGAGGCCTGCTCCGCGATGACGGCCCACTGCGTCAATTTCATCAATGAAAATAATGCAGGGGGCATTTTTTTTACCCTGGGTGAAAAGATCCCGTACGCGTGAGGCGCCGACGCCGACAAACATTTCAACAAAATCCGACCCGCTGATGGAGAAAAAGGGGACATCCGCCTCGCCGGCTATGGCTTTCGCCAGCAACGTTTTGCCGGTGCCCGGAGGGCCGGCGAGCAGAACGCCTTTGGGAATTCGTCCGCCAAGTCTGGTAAATTTTTTCGGGTCGCGGAGAAAATCAATGATTTCCGAAAGCTCTTCCTTGGCCTCATCGATGCCGGCCACATCCTTAAAGGTCACCTTGCCGGTGCCGCTTTCCAGCATGCGGTGCTTGCTGCGGCCGAAACTCATGGCCTTGCCCCCGCCCATCTGCATCTGGCGCATGAAAAAGATCCAGACACCGATAAGCAGCAGCATGGGGAACCAGGAAACAAGGATGGTGATATACCAGGGTGTTTCTTCATTTTGTTTCACCAGGATATTCACGCCTGCTTTGCGGAGTTCGGGAATCAGTTGCGCATCAATCGGGGAAATGACACGAAAATTCTTGCCGCCGCTGCTGCCGGTTATCTCATCTCCCTGTATCGTCACCTGACTGATGCTTTCGCTTGATACGGCGTCGAGGAAATCAGTGTAACTCATTTCAACAACACCGGTCTGGGGCTGATTGAACATGTTGAAGAGGAGAATCATGGTCAGGCCGATGACCAGCCACATGGAAAGATTTTTGTAAAAATTATTCAAGAAGGAACTCCTAAAAAGTTTTGACGGCTGCGCGAAACTAAAGAATAACCGTCTTCCAGGCTACGTAATTCGGTGAGACCGTGAGTAATCCTGTTCGTTGCAAATTATTTCACTACATATTGAATTTCCGACAAATTCAAACAATAAGAATTTCATTAAAAAAAGTCCAGTATATAAGAGTTATTACCGAAAACATATTAAAGGCAAAAATACAATTTAAAGAAAATACTCCTGTACCGACTTTACTTCCATTGATTGATCCTTCAAGGTCGCAATCGCCTTGGCCATGGATTCTGCTCCTGCCGTGGTGGTTGTGTACGGCAGATGGTAGCTCAGGGCCGCCCGGCGGATGGTGTATGAATCTTCAGTCGTCCTGGTGCCGCGGGAGGTGTTGACGATCCACTGTATCTGTTTGTCCTGAATTTTGTCCAGAATGTGGGGACGACCTTCGGAAATTTTGTTAATACCGGTGCAGGATACCCCGTTTTCATTGAGAAAAGCGGCGGTACCCGATGTGCCCATGATGGAAAAACCGAGTTCCGCGAGTTGCCGGGCAACAGGCAGGATGTCGTTTTTGTCGTCGTTTCGGACGCTGAAAAGGACGGTTCCTTCTTGCGGAATGCGTTGACCCGCGGCAAACTGCGATTTGGCGAAGGCCAGACCCAGTGATTCGTCAAGACCCATGACCTCGCCGGTTGATTTCATCTCGGGTCCGAGCAGGGTGTCGACGTTGTCGAAGCGGTCAAAAGGAAAGACCGCTTCTTTCACCGCATAGTGAGCAATTTCCACTTCCTTGGTGAGCCCCAGTTCTCCCAGTTTCATCCCCATCATGACCTTGGTCGCCATTTTTGCCAGGGGAACGCCTGTGGCCTTGCTGACAAAGGGGATGGTCCGAGAGGCGCGCGGGTTTACCTCGAGCACATAAAGAATGTTGTCTTTTACCGCATACTGGATATTCATCAGGCCGATGACTTTCAGCTCAAGGGCCATTGCCCGG contains:
- a CDS encoding pyruvate:ferredoxin (flavodoxin) oxidoreductase; translation: MSRKMVTIDGNQACTHVAYATSEIITIYPITPSSPMAAEADAKATAGQKNIWNSVPVVTQMQSEGGVAGSLHGSLTTGALCTTFTASQGLLLMIPNMYKLAGELTPTVFHVTARSLACQGLSIFGDHSDVMAARQTGWGMLCSQNVQECQDMALISTQASLKSRIPFMHFFDGFRTSHEIQKVEQLTMDDMSAMIDEDLVIAHRLRGLSPDRPMMRGTAQNPDVYFTGRETVNKYYIAIPGIIQETMDKFAGITGRQYHLFDYHGAPDAEEIVVMMGSGCETVAATIDHLVSQGRKIGLVIVRLFRPFDMKAMVNAMPATVKRITVLDRTKEPGCAGEPLYLDVRAAVGEAVETSSMKNHPMILSGRYGLGSAEFTPAMVKAVFDNMSAWAPKNHFCVGPNDDVTFSSLNYDKSYNIEGKDVHRAMFYGLGSDGTVGANKNTIKIIGTETENSAQGYFVYDSKKSGSITTSHLRFGKNPVVAPYLINKATFIACHNFTFLDKYDMLSNLEEGGTFLLTTTFNQKEIWKQLPAAVQKQLIDKKAKFYIIDAINLAEALGLGARINMIMQTAFFLISGILTRDEAIKAIKDAIKKTYGKKGEKVVKMNYDAVDAAVNNIVEVKIPKTLGGHEMPPTVPEDAPAFVKEVTAKMIQGKGEEIKVSQMPDDGTWPTATTQYEKRNIAVHVPVWVPENCIQCGRCSLVCPHAAIRMKIVKAADLKKAPKALKTADAVGKEFKGRKAIVQVFTEDCCGCTLCEGVCPAKKKALVMTTNTEEIRKTESANVKYFLGLPEVDFAEIDPSTVKGSQLMRPLFEFSGACAGCGETPYIKLVTQMFGDRMLVANATGCSSIYGGNLPTTPYCKREDGRGPAWSNSLFEDNAEFGLGMRQTVNKLGQQAAELLEEAVAAKIITKKMAAELTGAGQKNQIEIEAQRDRVAKLKETLAASDSVIAKRLFHVADYLVKKSVWIFGGDGWAYDIGYGGLDHVLASGENVNVLILDTEVYSNTGGQMSKSTPRAATAQFAAGGKKMPKKDIGMIFSTYGNVYVAKVAMGANPMQVAKAIAEAEAYDGPSLVIAYAHCINHGINMAKGFEQQTKAVACGHWPLYRYNPDLEKQGKNPLHLDSKAPSMPFADYALGENRYRALKLSNPSMADELMAASQKDVERSWKFLEGRFKALEPEGKETNK
- a CDS encoding serine acetyltransferase, whose translation is MKVKYPVHPPKEGDCTDERISTREFRSLIPGVVDQLVDSCMGKDCFEHINTDPLPSRQRAIDILERARDILFPGYFGSQDIDHISLRYRVGEEVSSLYDLLAMEITYSIRHECVRHHTSCLHCDNQGKEKAFLFIQSLPHLRKILATDVRAAYEGDPAVTNHDEVIFCYPGIAAITIYRIAHRLYELEVPVLPRMMSEYAHSITGIDIHPGAEIGESFFIDHGTGVVIGQTAVIGKRVKIYQGVTLGALSFKRTESGELERSGKRHPTLEDDVTVYAGSTILGGDTVIGARSVVGGNVWLTTSIPEDTKVILEPPELVIKAKS
- a CDS encoding adenylate cyclase — encoded protein: MHDRIKRYQIYNRSRKIKAINFQPVKATLLFKIIPYLLHCNYPDLPGYSDDAACPFGIYRFLPDKFVDSELFRQYFPDSTARNYKTASPYPRTPCIHSLKTIGSIGTIAQSAKSDCDYWVSIREEEIGEKGVRLLQEKCKKIEQWALGKGIEVYFFLMDVDQTRENRFSSSAEEESAGSALKLLLKDELFRTHILVAGKMLLWWLIPPGLTDDGYRNYVTELIQKKGLNPDNFVDLGYLSDIPKGEIFGACLWQLNKALDSPFKSVIKFAYLELLLKHKTKILPLFSTKIQCLVTFPERLPKNEIKLPLTQIDPYLLLAKDLVAFYQKNKITDEDNLIRECLFFKTIEGAKSQKDDIHLQTTLALMQKWDLLPPDHERMLKLQFWNYKELLSIGTRVHAYLLDTYNRLRWLRKSFPEETSRAISDRDLSILGKKLFSFYDVKPDKIPYLHTLSRQVMFQKDITFHVSRYEGVTSYSVFQGELEAETIKENIQTHIKRDTDPIHLTMWLVINGILQHETRIHLIKNYLDVHLADIQNLADILTKTFPLFNFSHISANELLSQEKVTMALIIINFDKEQVKGSTTLKSSLITVNNYGEYFLRRFTTLIQLKNAMRLLLTQHFVSRWNNNLEIYIPDQPEKYFIQSQLEK
- a CDS encoding dihydropteroate synthase codes for the protein MGIINVTPDSFSDGGLISDKAILLDQVAQMIENGADIIDIGGESTRPFAPEVSVREELDRVIPAICAVRRRFQIPISVDTVKAEVARQAIDAGADIINDISGLSHDPAMISVAVSHDVPVIIMHMQGTPRDMQVNPRYDDVVGEITAALASRIAWAAGKGLAKEKIIIDPGIGFGKTAAHNLTILRNLRKFTSLGCPLLVGHSRKSFIGSILSLADPHERDEATAVLSALCVWNGASIIRVHDVARTVQAVKMTLSVMNGNFPDQA